Proteins from one Anopheles nili chromosome 2, idAnoNiliSN_F5_01, whole genome shotgun sequence genomic window:
- the LOC128721607 gene encoding probable N-acetyltransferase san, whose translation MTRLIREAPARANIELGDVTHHNLKQLKKINTVVLPVSYNDKFYLDVLESGELAKLAYYNDVVVGAVCSRVDTSENMRRLYIMTLGCLYPYRRLGIGTVMVQHILNCVERDGNFDSIFLHVKVDNKGAIEFYKRFGFEIVETKQHYYKRIEPADAHVLQKTLTKKAAVAAAAASSNPSHHSSDTEDLVANGDTHELPAGTAEPHGQANAIANNHSSIQNSTSQQTQPALEKNR comes from the exons ATGACACG GCTAATTCGCGAAGCACCGGCCAGAGCCAACATTGAGCTGGGCGATGTAACGCACCACAACCTGAAGCAGCTGAAGAAGATCAACACCGTCGTGCTTCCGGTGTCATACAACGACAAATTCTACCTAGACGTACTCGAATCGGGCGAGCTCGCCAAACTAGCCTACTACAACGATGTCGTGGTAGGCGCCGTATGCTCACGTGTTGACACCTCCGAGAACATGCGCCGGCTGTACATCATGACCCTGGGTTGTCTCTACCCGTACCGGAGGCTCGGCATCGGTACCGTGATGGTGCAACACATCCTCAATTGCGTCGAGCGTGACGGAAACTTCGACAGCATATTCCTGCACGTGAAAGTGGATAACAAAGGAGCGATCGAGTTCTACAAACGCTTCGGATTCGAAATTGTCGAAACCAAGCAGCATTACTACAAGCGTATTGAGCCGGCCGACGCCCACGTACTGCAGAAGACACTGACGAAGAAGGCGGCCGTAGCTGCGGCAGCGGCCAGCAGCAATCCTTCCCACCACAGTTCGGACACGGAAGATCTGGTAGCCAATGGTGACACGCACGAGCTTCCCGCAGGTACCGCGGAACCACACGGTCAGGCCAATGCCATCGCAAACAATCACTCGAGCATCCAAAACTCAACCTCGCAGCAAACGCAACCGGCACTGGAGAAGAACCGATAA
- the LOC128731196 gene encoding hormone-sensitive lipase: protein MDSEQSQQPQEQEVESTATVPSAEEPQALMLFDSLIELCRNNINFFEGDDTETGLRLHGAFVGLIDHIEMAKPLVRSVQGFMHVYDFDPSVPGNGFRSFLYVVECCVKTALKLTRYVMENRSTILFRKALYVKEVEAYNHLMASLCTCLQHAQTLREWTRESGALFPDESHSVEELFSRGGIINQYCFYGRCLGFQFCDSIKPLLKFISIGMAGFSEGYYSEGGRLSKATSLMYTSTKYMLDPELRARRIVNISQNSNVDFCKAFWFLAESEMMHSLPSFVGFKVKVNRVITIPPEPIQLKKPGTGTGDESAVFVDIPIPKSHGGAAPIKARLISAVKRKGMIGERSNSQRSTIYPASRGMLFHCHGGGFVAQSSKSHESYLREWAVNLNVPILSIDYSLAPEAPFPRALEEVFYAYCWALRNCELLGTTGERIILAGDSAGANLNLGCAMKAIELGIRRPDGIFIAYCPVLISFVPSPARMLCLMDPLLPFGFMMRCLKAYACPSLEVLEENRKRHEQRQAIVNAGQQMRNNNVVTLVPASGNHRDEPLDRTPDRSDSGDDNSMWEQLNSANTVQLQNQHLSPVSDTASDTLALKSQSLGNTIDIISPDESNTITSLEEDSQPITLQQVNLNTERSNVTVIDDLDMDMPSDISSEQNTNQNVSNFINSYVLDTTTNAAGELEPILRPVSRSQSEENIVLDIGREAISVQNLQERVTTAASNFVSKVSTTLTNITASKPIATGGSQNELQSNLDALIARSPSDEFIFHVPKDSHLSPYWASDEVLSQFPPTNILTVVLDPCLDDCVMFAKRLKSLNRSVSLDILPGLPHGFLNFATISKDAHEGSKLCVQRIAELLEIPTTLDDPGTKQGCC from the exons ATGGATTCGGAACAGTCACAGCAGCCGCAAGAACAGGAAGTCGAAAGCACGGCCACGGTTCCATCGGCCGAAGAACCACAAGCCCTGATGCTGTTCGACAGTTTAATCGAGCTGTGCCGGAATAACATAAATTTTTTTGAAGGCGATGACACGGAAACGGGACTACGACTACACGGCGCCTTCGTGGGGCTGATCGACCACATCGAGATGGCCAAACCGTTGGTGCGTTCAGTTCAAGGGTTCATGCACGTGTACGATTTCGATCCGAGCGTACCGGGGAACGGATTTCGCAGCTTCCTGTACGTCGTCGAGTGCTGCGTAAAGACCGCCCTTAAGCTTACCCGATACGTGATGGAGAACCGCAGCACGATCCTGTTCCGGAAGGCGTTGTACGTGAAGGAGGTGGAAGCTTACAACCACCTGATGGCGAGCCTTTGCACCTGCCTGCAACACGCGCAAACCCTGCGCGAATGGACACGCGAATCGGGTGCCCTTTTCCCCGACGAATCGCACTCTGTCGAGGAGCTGTTCTCGCGCGGTGGCATCATCAACCAGTACTGCTTCTACGGACGATGTCTTGGGTTCCAGTTCTGTGACTCCATCAAACCGCTGCTCAAGTTCATCTCGATAGGAATGGCGGGTTTCTCCGAGGGATACTACTCCGAGGGTGGTCGGCTTTCGAAGGCGACCAGTCTGATGTACACGAGCACGAAGTACATGCTTGATCCGGAGCTGCGTGCACGCCGCATCGTGAACATCTCGCAGAACTCGAACGTGGACTTTTGCAAGGCGTTTTGGTTTCTGGCCGAGTCCGAGATGATGCACTCGCTCCCGTCGTTCGTGGGCTTCAAGGTGAAGGTGAACCGCGTGATAACGATTCCTCCCGAGCCGATCCAGCTGAAGAAACCCGGAACCGGGACCGGTGACGAATCGGCCGTTTTCGTGGACATTCCCATCCCGAAGAGCCACGGTGGAGCGGCCCCCATCAAGGCCCGGCTCATATCGGCCGTTAAGCGCAAGGGCATGATCGGTGAACGGAGCAACTCGCAGCGTAGCACCATCTATCCGGCCAGCCGGGGTATGCTGTTCCACTGTCACGGTGGTGGCTTCGTGGCGCAGAGCTCGAAATCACACGAGTCGTATCTGCGTGAGTGGGCCGTCAACCTGAACGTGCCCATCCTGTCGATCGATTACAGCctcgcaccggaagcaccattCCCGCGGGCTCTCGAGGAGGTATTCTACGCGTACTGCTGGGCATTGCGTAACTGCGAGCTGCTTGGGACGACGGGCGAGCGGATTATACTGGCCGGTGATTCGGCTGGAGCCAACCTTAATCTGGGTTGTGCGATGAAAGCGATCGAGCTGGGTATCCGTCGACCGGATGGTATCTTCATTGCGTACTGCCCGGTTTTGATCAGCTTCGTACCGAGTCCGGCCCGTATGCTTTGCCTGATGGATCCGTTGTTGCCGTTCGGGTTCATGATGCGGTGCTTGAAGGCGTACGCGTGTCCTAGCCTCGAGGTGTTGGAGGAGAACCGCAAGCGTCACGAACAGCGACAGGCGATCGTCAATGCAGGACAACAGATGCGCAACAACAACGTGGTCACGCTGGTTCCGGCCAGTGGAAACCATCGAGATGAACCCCTCGACAGGACACCCGATCGGTCGGATTCCGGAGACGACAACTCGATGTGGGAGCAGCTGAACAGCGCCAACACGGTGCAG CTTCAAAACCAGCATCTGAGTCCGGTGAGCGATACGGCCAGTGATACGTTGGCACTGAAGAGCCAGAGTCTCGGCAACACCATCGACATCATCAGTCCGGATGAAAGCAACACCATCACGTCTTTGGAGGAGGACTCGCAACCTATCACGCTGCAGCAGGTCAATCTAAACACCGAGCGCAGCAATGTCACCGTCATCGACGACCTGGACATGGACATGCCAAGCGACATCAGCTCGGAACAGAATACGAACCAGAATGTCTCCAATTTCATCAACAG CTACGTGCTCGATACGACCACAAATGCCGCCGGTGAGCTGGAGCCGATTCTGCGACCCGTGTCTCGTTCGCAGTCTGAGGAAAACATTGTCCTCGATATTGGCCGGGAGGCGATCAGTGTGCAGAATCTACAGGAACG AGTAACTACGGCGGCGAGTAACTTCGTGAGCAAGGTATCGACCACATTAACCAACATAACGGCTTCGAAGCCGATTGCCACCGGTGGATCGCAGAACGAGCTGCAAAGCAACCTGGACGCGTTGATAGCCCGCAGTCCGTCGGACGAGTTTATTTTCCACGTGCCGAAGGATTCCCACCTGTCACCGTACTGGGCTTCCGATGAAGTGCTGAGTCAATTTCCCCCAACTAATATTCTA ACCGTTGTCCTGGACCCATGTCTGGATGACTGCGTGATGTTTGCCAAAAGACTGAAGAGCTTAAACCGATCCGTTTCGCTTGATATACTACCCGGGTTGCCGCACGGATTCTTGAACTTTGCTACC ATTTCCAAAGACGCCCACGAGGGATCAAAGCTGTGCGTGCAGCGCATAgccgagctgctcgagatccCGACCACGTTGGATGATCCGGGTACGAAGCAGGGCTGCTGTTAG